The following DNA comes from Natranaerovirga pectinivora.
AAAACAGAGCTTACTAAAGCTTTAACAGAAGCTATGTTTGGAGATGAAAATGCATTAATTAGAGTAGATATGTCAGAGTATATGGAAAAGCATAGTGTTTCAAAGCTAATAGGGTCACCACCAGGATATGTTGGACATGAAGAAGGTGGTCAATTAAGTGAAAAAGTAAGAAGAAAACCTTATTCAGTTATATTATTTGATGAAATAGAAAAAGCTCATCCAGATGTTTTTAATGTTTTATTGCAAGTTTTAGATGATGGTCATATAACAGATTCCCAAGGAAGAAAGATAAATTTTAAAAATACAATCGTTATTATGACATCTAACGTAGGTGCTAGAAATATTGTTGCTCCTAAAAGATTAGGATTTGCTTCTGAAGTTAATGAAGCGTCAAATTACCAACAAATGAAATCAAACGTAATGGATGAAGTAAAAAAACTATTCAGACCAGAACTTCTTAATAGAATAGATGAAATAATTGTATTCCACTCACTATTAAAAGAGCATATTAAGCAAATAGTAGATATTATGATTGATAGATTAAGAAAAAGAATGGAACAAAATATGGATCTTAGCATAGAAATAGATGAGGCTGCTAAGGAGCATTTAGCAGAGTCAGGATTTGATCAAACTTTTGGCGCAAGACCATTAAGAAGGGCTATTCAATCTAAAATAGAAGATAAAATTGCAGAAGAAATTCTAGAAGGCAAGATAAAAGAAGGGGATCAAGTTTTAGTTACCTTCGAAGACAATGTTTTAAAGTTTAATACTAAATAACTAGAATTATTCTTGAAAGTAAGATATAATAGAAGAGAAATACAATTAATTATGGATGATTTTGTCTAATTTAGGAGGGTTTTAGGATGTCAGTTATTCAAGAACTAATCAGAGTTGAAACTGATGGTACGCTAAGCTTTGGGAATTATTTATTAGAAGAGAAGAAGAAGGTTCTTGATTTCGAAGTTAGTGGGGATATTTATAAAGTAAAAACATTTGATGAAATAACAAAGCTAGAAAAAAATGGAATATTATTGTATGAATCTGTTCCTGGTACGGCTGTTCACAATATGAAAGTTGAAGAAAAAGAAGTATCTTTTAATGTGGAAGGTACAAAAGATTCTCAAATTACAATTGAACTTGAACCAGGTAAAGAATATAAATTATTACTTGATGAAGTGAATGTTGGAAAAATCAAATCAAATTTAAGTGGAAAAATTAATTTTAGTATCGATTTTGAAGATAAAAGAAGAAAAGTTCAAATTAAAAAAATATAGTAAATAGCGTGCTTATATGCACGCTATTTTACTTTCTTGACATTTACTTTAAAATTAATTATAGTTTATTAAATGATTCTATTAAGTGAGGTTATTTAGTTATGAAAGAGAAAAGAGTGAAAGATTCAAAAACTATAATGAGTATTATGGTAACGCCAGATAAATCCAACAACCATGGAACAATGCATGGTGGAGAAATTATGAGATTAATGGATGAAACAGCATATGTAGTGGCAAAAAAACATTGTAGGTGTGATGTAAGCATAGTAACTGCAAGAGTCGATGAACTTGAATTCTATAGGCCCATACATATTGAAGACGTTGTTACAGTTACTGGGGAACTTGTTTTTGTAGGTAAATCATCTATGGAAGTTTATGTACTAGTAGAAGTGGATCACTTAAGCTGTGGAGATAAGGGAGATAAAGTAGCATTATCAGCTTACTTTACAATGGTTGCCAAGGACAAAGAAGGCAATAGATATGAAGTGCCAAGGTTGGTGTTAATGAATAAAGAAGAGGAAGAAAAATATCAGTTGGGGAACCAGAGATATTTAAAATACAAAGAAAAGAAAAAAACTAATGTATAAAAATAAGGCGGTTTACATAACCGCCTTATTTTTATACATTAATATAAGAATTGCCATCTAATGGAACTAATATTTGCAATGGTGGCGTATCACCAACGAGACCCACCGCGTAAACAGTATAGAACCTATCTTTTTTAAGTCTTATGTTAGGTGCTCTTAAAACAGGTTCATTTGTATCCGTTGGAAACACTTGGAGATAATATGAATTTGGGTCAACAAATAAATAGTCTGATATCTCCCCATAAGCAACATCTGAAAACAGTTGTTCTCCTGTATCAAGTCTTATATCTACAGAAGGAGCATTAGGGGCTAAGTGTGCGAACCTAACACCTAACTGATTAGTTGGTATTCTAATAGTTGGGTCCTCTATAACAAAAACTTGAGGGTCTTCAGCAGATCCTGATACAGCTACAGTAAATATCCCTCTTTCGGGAACGGAAAGCATTGTACTTAACACACCTTGTTGAGTGCCAGAAACTAAAATATCTACTTCATAATCACCAGGTCTTACAGGGATATATGGTGTAAAATCTCCAAATTCTAAATCTTCTGCAAGGAGTACTTCTTCATTGGCATAAATGTCAACGCCAGGAGCATCTGGAACTGCATGTAGTAAACGAATATATGATGTCGTTTTTTGATTCAACCTCTTCACCACCTTTTACCACTTTAAAGAAATATTTAAAAATTCTTTAATACAGTATATGGCTATTAAAAGACAAATGTGAGAGGTTCAAAAATATTTACATTAACTCAGCGATTCGTGTAACGGCTACATATATATCTGATATTCTATACCATGTAGGATAGTCTACAATGCCATTAGGTGGCAAGTTAAACACTTCTTGGAAAGTAGCTACAGCATCTCTAGTCTGTTCTCCAAAAACACCATCAACCCGTACACGAGGAATGGCTGGGAAGTTTTGTGAAACAGCATTTAATTGTTGTTGAATAATTCTTACGTCCTCACCTGTTGAACCAACTTGTAAATTCACACCACCCCAAGAAGTAGGGACCCCTGATACTCTAGGAGCAGTTTCTAAATACATATCTTGACCATAAAAATGTCTAATAATTTCAATAGCATTACGACCTTGATCTCCTAAGGATTTACTGCCCCATTGGGTCATCCCAATTGAAATAGACAGTAAAATTCTTTTTCAAACGATTACTTTTATGAAAGTGGACAAACCTATTCTTCATAGAATGTAATAGGAATAAATTACTGGAGGGGTGAAGCTATGTTAAAGGCAATATCCTATATTAATAAAAATAATAGACAAATAAAAATGGAAGATCTAACACCAATAGATAAAAAGACAGTTATATACAAGTTAAATAAAAAAGGAATAGAAGCTTATGGCTACAAGGTAAAGGAAGAAGAGATATAGATGAAAAGGGGAGCTATGTATATTCGAGTTAGTACAAATGATCAAATCGAATATAGCCCTGAAGCACAGAAGAATGCTATATTAAACTATGCGGAAAAAAACAATATAACCATCCAACCCGACAATATATTCCTTGATGAAGGAATTAGTGGAAAAAAAGCAGAAAAAAGACCAGCTTTTATGGAAATGATAAAATTAGCAAAGAAAAAGCCAAAACCTTTTGATGTGATACTTGTTCACAAATTCGATAGATTTGCAAGAAATAGAGAAGATAGTGTTGTTTATAAATCTTTATTACGAAAAGAATGTGGTATTAAAGTTATCAGTATAACAGAACAAATGGAAGATGATAAATTCTCAATTATACTTGAATCCATGTTAGAAGCAATGGCAGAATATTATAGTTTGAACTTAGCAGATGAAGTAAAAAAAGGAATGACAGAAAAAGCAAAAAGAGGTGGTTTTCAATCAAGGACACCATTAGGTTATTATATTGATGAAAGAGGGAAACCGCCCAAAATAGTTCCGGAAGAAGCCCAAATTATAAGATTTATTTATAATAAGTTTGTCTATGATCAATGGACATTTTATGAAATAGCAAAAAATTTAAATGATGCAGGATTTAGGACAAAAGAAGGCAATCTCTTTGAAAAAAGAAGTATCAAATACATATTAGAAAACCCACTTTATTCAGGCATTACAAGATGGAATTATAGAAAAAATCAGAAGATTAATGATGAAAATCAGTGGGTACTGTCAGAGGGAAGTCATGAACCTATTGTATCAAAAGAATTATATAATCAGGCCATTGAAAAAATAGAGTGCATAAATCAACGCTATGGTAAAAAAGACAGACCAACTTTGGAGTATGGTCATTGGTTGTCAGGTATTCTTAAATGTGCCTATTGCGGGGGGGCGGTAACTTTAGGAGGAAGTAAGAAATATAGATATTATCGTTGCAATAAGCATCTAAAAGGATCATGCCAATACAATAATCAAATACGTTTAGAACAATTAGAGGAAATAATCTTAAATAAAATCAGAGTAGATATAGGCAGTATAGAGTTGAAAATTATAAACTCAACTCATTCGAATGTTAAAATTGAAATTGACATATTAAAGAAACAGCTAAAAAAAGTATTAAAAAAATATGAATTATCAAAAGAAGCATTCTTATCAGAAGTTGATTCCTTAGAAGAGTATATTAAGAACAAAAAAATAATCTGTGAGGAAGAAATTATAATTAATAATAAATTAAAAACACTTACAGATAAAAATATTGGGTTATCTAATATGGTTGATGAAAAGATTAATGGGTATAAATTATTAGTGGACCATAGGAATTCAGTAAGTATAAAGAACAAAGTAATACGATCTTTCATTGAAAAAATATTAATAGATAAACCTAATGAAATTATACATATATACTATCATTAGAGTAAAATGTATAAAATAAATAAAAAATAAAGCTTAATAAAAAACTTTATAAAAAATTTTATATAAAGTGTAAGAAAACCACCTCTTCAATTGTTATATATTAAGAGGAGGTTTTTTTATGGCGTAAACAATAAGAAAATTCAAAGGAAAGAAGAGCTGTTAGATAGTCTTCCCAGTTGATAAAAATGGATGAATCAGTTAATATTAGATTTAACAAATGTTAAGTCATTTGTTAGAACTAAAAACTGAGGTTGAAAGGAGCGTATTAAGAATACTGTAGTATTCTCTAATAATGACTATGATATTTTTATTAACGATAGAAGATGAAATTGTAAGAAGTAAGCTTGAAGAAATATACTATATGTATTCTAAGGATATATATAGATGCGCTTTTAAAATATTAAAAACACATCACAGTGCCGAAGATATTGTACAAAATACTATAATGAAGTTAATTGATAATCTTGAAAATATTGAAGATGTTAACAGTAAAAAAACAAAATCATATATATTAACAATTGCCACAAATATGGCAATAAATATGATAAAAAAGAATAAGAAAATTGTTAACTTGGAAAAAAACCATGAAGAAAGATTAGTTGACGATACAGATTTAGAAAAGTATATGTTAAATTTAGAAACTTGTAGTGAAATAGCAGCAACACTTAGTAAAATTAATCCAAATTATGCAGATATATTAATGTTAAAATACTTTCACGAATACTCAAATGCTGAAATCGCTGAAATTCTTCAAATTAATGAAAACAATGTACATATCAGATTGCATAGATCTAAAAGGGAGTTATTAAAGCAATTTGAGGAGGGGTTTAAATGAGCAATGTAAATAAAGAGAAAACTCAACGTATTGTTGAGAATTATCTATATTTGTTAGGACATGAAAGAGCTAAAATTATATGTGATGAATTTGAAATGGATGAAGAAATTCAAAATATTGAAGTGCCAGAAAGTATTGATAAGTGGTTTGAAGATTTTAATCGAAAATATAAAAAGAAACAGCGTAATATTGCAAGAAGAAAAATGGGTTTGATCTATGGGAAAAGAATTGCATCTATTATGTTAGTTCTTCTATTATCGTTTACTGTTTTAACGGTGAGTGTAGAAGCTTTTAGACATAGAGTTATTTCATTTATTATGGAAGTTTATGATGAATATACAGCCATTCAATTTATAGGCAGTGATAATGACATGAAGAAAGTATCAACTGGTTCCTCTCTTTATGCATACCCTACTCATATTCCAGTAGGTTTCGAAGTAGATGATATAAATGATAGTGGAAATCTAAAAAGTATTCTTTTTATAAATGAATCAGAACAGTATATTAGATTAATGCAAGCACCTTTAGAGGTAAGGATATCTATAGATACTGAAGATGCTATAACTAAAAGCTTTGAAATTAATGGTTTTGAGGCCCTTTTAGTTAATAAATTAGATCTATATCAAATTATATGGCATGATGAACAGTATGTTTATCATATAATATCTAATTATGAAGTAAATGCTATATTAAAACTTGCTAGAAGTGTAAGTTTATTAAAATAAATTTTAAAATAGTGTAAGAAAACATCCTTCTCAATTGTTATATATGAGAGGGAGTTTTTTTCTTGTCAAAAACCAAGGTGCAAAATCAAACACCTAATTATTTTTTTGATGCTTTTTTCCAACAAAAAAAATACAAAAAGAAGAAAGAGGTTTTAATATGAAAAAAATTAAAAAGATAATATGTTTAACATTAATGATTATGGCATTTTCAATAACAGT
Coding sequences within:
- a CDS encoding endosialidase, with protein sequence MSVIQELIRVETDGTLSFGNYLLEEKKKVLDFEVSGDIYKVKTFDEITKLEKNGILLYESVPGTAVHNMKVEEKEVSFNVEGTKDSQITIELEPGKEYKLLLDEVNVGKIKSNLSGKINFSIDFEDKRRKVQIKKI
- a CDS encoding acyl-CoA thioesterase; the protein is MKEKRVKDSKTIMSIMVTPDKSNNHGTMHGGEIMRLMDETAYVVAKKHCRCDVSIVTARVDELEFYRPIHIEDVVTVTGELVFVGKSSMEVYVLVEVDHLSCGDKGDKVALSAYFTMVAKDKEGNRYEVPRLVLMNKEEEEKYQLGNQRYLKYKEKKKTNV
- a CDS encoding DUF4397 domain-containing protein, with the protein product MNQKTTSYIRLLHAVPDAPGVDIYANEEVLLAEDLEFGDFTPYIPVRPGDYEVDILVSGTQQGVLSTMLSVPERGIFTVAVSGSAEDPQVFVIEDPTIRIPTNQLGVRFAHLAPNAPSVDIRLDTGEQLFSDVAYGEISDYLFVDPNSYYLQVFPTDTNEPVLRAPNIRLKKDRFYTVYAVGLVGDTPPLQILVPLDGNSYINV
- a CDS encoding peptidoglycan-binding domain-containing protein, whose product is MTQWGSKSLGDQGRNAIEIIRHFYGQDMYLETAPRVSGVPTSWGGVNLQVGSTGEDVRIIQQQLNAVSQNFPAIPRVRVDGVFGEQTRDAVATFQEVFNLPPNGIVDYPTWYRISDIYVAVTRIAELM
- a CDS encoding recombinase family protein, producing MKRGAMYIRVSTNDQIEYSPEAQKNAILNYAEKNNITIQPDNIFLDEGISGKKAEKRPAFMEMIKLAKKKPKPFDVILVHKFDRFARNREDSVVYKSLLRKECGIKVISITEQMEDDKFSIILESMLEAMAEYYSLNLADEVKKGMTEKAKRGGFQSRTPLGYYIDERGKPPKIVPEEAQIIRFIYNKFVYDQWTFYEIAKNLNDAGFRTKEGNLFEKRSIKYILENPLYSGITRWNYRKNQKINDENQWVLSEGSHEPIVSKELYNQAIEKIECINQRYGKKDRPTLEYGHWLSGILKCAYCGGAVTLGGSKKYRYYRCNKHLKGSCQYNNQIRLEQLEEIILNKIRVDIGSIELKIINSTHSNVKIEIDILKKQLKKVLKKYELSKEAFLSEVDSLEEYIKNKKIICEEEIIINNKLKTLTDKNIGLSNMVDEKINGYKLLVDHRNSVSIKNKVIRSFIEKILIDKPNEIIHIYYH
- a CDS encoding RNA polymerase sigma factor, whose translation is MTMIFLLTIEDEIVRSKLEEIYYMYSKDIYRCAFKILKTHHSAEDIVQNTIMKLIDNLENIEDVNSKKTKSYILTIATNMAINMIKKNKKIVNLEKNHEERLVDDTDLEKYMLNLETCSEIAATLSKINPNYADILMLKYFHEYSNAEIAEILQINENNVHIRLHRSKRELLKQFEEGFK
- a CDS encoding DUF4367 domain-containing protein, whose translation is MSNVNKEKTQRIVENYLYLLGHERAKIICDEFEMDEEIQNIEVPESIDKWFEDFNRKYKKKQRNIARRKMGLIYGKRIASIMLVLLLSFTVLTVSVEAFRHRVISFIMEVYDEYTAIQFIGSDNDMKKVSTGSSLYAYPTHIPVGFEVDDINDSGNLKSILFINESEQYIRLMQAPLEVRISIDTEDAITKSFEINGFEALLVNKLDLYQIIWHDEQYVYHIISNYEVNAILKLARSVSLLK